A single region of the Gemmatimonadaceae bacterium genome encodes:
- a CDS encoding glycosyltransferase family 39 protein — MSAFAGVTRSAAWLVLGAVGQAAALQLVEAGPTVRYQHYVAPGMLLSRERVGFLAIIVVQALICSIAMTTQPAIRNWLRTTFSAGKLVCMTLVFVLASAALSRSLQAYAFELAMAALVQVSAFITVVMAVLALPMPALHSFWRRAATVLGADSGDSRPTPEIQDRFALVQAVIVTIVAAILSVVSYERHPHIPDEVAYVLNARYFAAGMLYMPAPPVPAAFDVDLMQLTPTQWFSSMPPGWPAVLAIGSRVNLPWLVNPLLAGINVVVAYAFLREMYQRRTARLALLLLCVSPWYLFMGMNFMTHTFSLTAALVGALAAARLIRTGRFRWAWIGGAAVGILSLTRPLEGLLMLILLSLWTLTTRAARHRIVGTAFIVAGSVVVGALVLPYNKALTGRMTELPLTAYVSSHYAPGSNDLGFGPDRGWGWTGLDPFHGHDAADVAINAALNLFAVNVELFGWAAGSLVFILALFSGKLHASDYKMIVAIPGILCALSLYWFSGGPDFGARYWFLMILPLVALTARGIEAAGASATPDDSGFPVRSARSLSVAAILCVMSAVTFVPWRAIDKYHHYRGMRPDVPQLAKELGFGRSLVLIEGERHPDFASAAAYEPPALEGDAPVYAWARTPQIAADAIAAFPDRPVWILRGPSITGAGYAVARRPISTDGVTGNK, encoded by the coding sequence ATGAGCGCATTTGCCGGCGTCACCCGGAGCGCCGCATGGCTCGTCCTTGGAGCTGTAGGCCAGGCCGCGGCGCTGCAGCTGGTCGAGGCCGGCCCAACGGTCAGGTATCAACATTACGTAGCACCTGGCATGTTGTTGTCGCGGGAGCGTGTAGGCTTTCTGGCGATCATCGTCGTTCAGGCGCTGATCTGCTCGATCGCAATGACAACACAGCCGGCGATACGAAACTGGCTTCGCACTACGTTCTCGGCCGGGAAGCTGGTGTGCATGACGCTGGTATTCGTTCTCGCGAGCGCCGCATTGTCGCGATCGCTCCAGGCGTATGCGTTCGAGCTGGCCATGGCGGCTCTGGTTCAAGTTTCTGCGTTCATCACTGTTGTGATGGCGGTGCTGGCTCTTCCGATGCCCGCGCTCCACTCGTTCTGGCGACGCGCCGCAACAGTGCTTGGCGCTGATTCAGGCGATTCACGTCCAACACCGGAAATACAGGACAGATTCGCACTCGTGCAGGCCGTCATCGTGACGATTGTTGCGGCAATTCTGAGCGTCGTTTCGTATGAGCGTCACCCCCACATTCCTGACGAGGTTGCCTACGTCCTCAACGCAAGGTATTTCGCCGCCGGAATGCTTTACATGCCGGCGCCGCCTGTGCCGGCAGCGTTCGACGTGGACCTGATGCAGCTGACGCCCACGCAATGGTTTTCCTCCATGCCGCCGGGATGGCCTGCGGTGTTGGCAATTGGCAGTCGGGTGAACCTTCCGTGGCTGGTCAATCCCCTTCTCGCGGGCATCAACGTCGTCGTCGCTTATGCCTTTCTCCGCGAGATGTACCAGCGTCGCACCGCGCGCCTTGCCCTCCTCCTGTTGTGCGTATCGCCATGGTACCTGTTCATGGGAATGAATTTCATGACGCACACTTTCAGTCTGACGGCAGCACTTGTCGGAGCTCTCGCCGCGGCGCGGTTGATCAGAACGGGGCGCTTTCGCTGGGCATGGATCGGGGGCGCAGCAGTCGGAATACTCAGCCTCACAAGACCCCTCGAAGGCCTGCTTATGTTGATCCTGCTCTCGCTGTGGACGCTGACGACTCGCGCCGCACGACATCGGATAGTGGGCACAGCCTTCATAGTGGCGGGAAGCGTCGTTGTCGGCGCTTTAGTGTTGCCGTACAACAAAGCGTTGACGGGACGCATGACGGAGCTTCCGTTGACCGCCTATGTATCAAGCCATTACGCGCCAGGCTCGAACGATCTCGGGTTTGGACCTGACCGCGGCTGGGGGTGGACCGGGCTCGACCCATTTCACGGGCACGATGCAGCCGACGTGGCGATCAACGCCGCACTCAACCTCTTTGCGGTGAATGTCGAACTTTTTGGCTGGGCCGCCGGATCTCTGGTGTTCATCCTGGCGCTGTTCTCCGGAAAGCTTCACGCGAGTGATTACAAAATGATCGTGGCCATTCCTGGAATACTGTGCGCTTTGAGCCTCTACTGGTTCAGCGGTGGCCCGGATTTCGGGGCACGCTATTGGTTTCTCATGATCCTACCGCTGGTGGCACTGACTGCACGAGGTATTGAAGCAGCCGGCGCGAGCGCCACACCAGACGACAGCGGTTTCCCAGTGCGCTCAGCGCGGTCGCTTTCCGTTGCCGCGATTCTGTGTGTGATGTCTGCGGTGACCTTCGTGCCGTGGCGCGCCATCGATAAGTACCATCATTACCGCGGCATGCGACCGGACGTGCCGCAGCTCGCGAAGGAGCTCGGGTTCGGGAGGAGTCTCGTGCTCATCGAGGGGGAGCGGCATCCCGATTTCGCGTCGGCTGCCGCGTATGAACCGCCTGCACTCGAGGGCGATGCGCCTGTCTACGCCTGGGCTCGCACTCCGCAAATCGCGGCCGACGCAATCGCCGCTTTTCCGGATCGTCCCGTGTGGATCCTCCGGGGGCCGTCGATTACCGGGGCCGGCTATGCCGTTGCCCGCCGCCCCATATCAACGGATGGTGTAACAGGGAACAAGTAG
- a CDS encoding alkaline phosphatase family protein: protein MKILVIGLDCAAPELLFGNEKLTNIRRLMASGCYGRLESVIPPITIPAWQCMVTSQDPGSLGVYGFRNRADHTYANLSIANSRSFKAMTIWDHLALEGKKAVLIGVPPSFPPRKVNGICVGCFMTPSVDEEYTHPPAVKDEIKSLVGEYMVDVKGFRTDDKEWLRDQIFEMSRRQFTVVRHYLKNAEWDYFHFVNIALDRVHHGFWKYMDPKHPDYEAGNPYETVIASFYAHLDEEIGMLLELLDDDTAVLVVSDHGAQALQGGFCVNEWLVEQGLLTLESYPDAVTPFGELKIDWGRTKVWSEGGYYARVFFNVKDREPQGVIEPDEYESFRDEMKRRFEAVAGPDEEELRTLVFRPEEIYREVRNVAPDLVVHFGGLDWRSIGGVGYRGLVHLRENDSGPDHCNHAQFGAFVLAAPNVPELGEIKNAKLLDIAPTLMEVGGYEIPDSFQGRSLFGGSLAGISHQRATSADAEEAIRERLSGLGYIS from the coding sequence ATGAAGATTCTGGTGATCGGTCTCGACTGCGCCGCACCCGAGCTGTTGTTCGGCAACGAAAAGCTGACAAACATCCGCCGACTGATGGCAAGTGGCTGCTATGGCAGGCTGGAGAGCGTAATTCCCCCGATCACGATTCCCGCATGGCAATGCATGGTCACCAGCCAGGACCCTGGATCACTCGGCGTTTACGGTTTCCGCAACCGTGCCGATCACACGTACGCGAACCTTTCGATCGCAAACTCGAGATCGTTCAAGGCAATGACGATCTGGGATCATCTGGCCCTCGAGGGAAAGAAGGCGGTGCTGATCGGTGTGCCGCCGTCGTTCCCTCCGCGGAAGGTCAACGGAATCTGCGTGGGATGCTTCATGACGCCGAGCGTGGATGAGGAATACACGCATCCTCCGGCGGTGAAGGACGAGATAAAATCACTCGTCGGTGAATACATGGTCGACGTCAAGGGCTTCCGGACGGACGACAAGGAATGGCTGCGCGACCAGATCTTCGAGATGAGCCGCCGGCAGTTCACGGTGGTGCGGCATTACCTGAAGAACGCGGAGTGGGACTACTTCCATTTCGTCAACATCGCTCTCGACCGGGTGCATCACGGCTTCTGGAAGTACATGGATCCGAAACACCCCGACTACGAGGCCGGCAACCCGTATGAGACGGTGATCGCATCCTTCTACGCTCACCTCGATGAAGAGATCGGCATGCTGCTGGAGCTGCTCGATGACGACACAGCGGTGCTCGTTGTTTCCGACCACGGTGCACAGGCGCTGCAGGGCGGATTCTGCGTCAACGAGTGGCTGGTCGAACAGGGGCTGCTGACGCTCGAGAGCTATCCCGACGCAGTGACTCCGTTCGGCGAGCTGAAGATCGACTGGGGTCGCACGAAGGTGTGGAGCGAGGGTGGCTATTACGCGCGTGTGTTCTTTAACGTGAAGGATCGCGAGCCGCAGGGCGTCATCGAGCCCGATGAGTACGAAAGCTTTCGCGACGAGATGAAGCGGCGGTTCGAAGCGGTGGCGGGCCCGGACGAAGAGGAGCTCCGAACTCTGGTCTTTCGCCCGGAAGAGATCTATAGAGAAGTGCGGAACGTCGCGCCTGATCTGGTCGTTCACTTCGGCGGTCTGGATTGGCGATCGATCGGCGGCGTAGGTTATCGCGGCCTTGTTCACCTGCGCGAAAACGATTCAGGCCCCGACCACTGCAATCATGCGCAGTTTGGCGCGTTTGTCCTGGCTGCGCCGAATGTCCCAGAGCTTGGTGAGATAAAGAATGCCAAGCTTCTGGACATCGCGCCTACGCTGATGGAGGTCGGCGGATATGAGATACCCGATTCGTTTCAGGGCCGTTCGCTCTTTGGCGGATCCCTGGCGGGAATCTCCCATCAACGCGCCACATCAGCCGATGCAGAGGAAGCAATTCGCGAGCGACTGAGCGGGCTCGGATACATCTCATGA
- a CDS encoding sulfatase: MSEAVVDGGDAVEPNAKTASAPHSLASDPPWKRGGDFVVLGVLFGVVTGLAEFALRWFIAFVLHQPSHHDFGVDLLWMLPAANLLLLGGVGAFFGVASTRWRGDWLGRAALAAFTAAAVLAMLFHFRMLHEVVSAVLSAGIGVRFADVIGGRRDRIGHVARRLTWPAVGAVGLIAFSMFVTRALMERRALSKLGPAPANAANVLIVVLDAVRAPSLSVYGYGRRTSPELERFAAHSVKFERAIVTAPWSLPSHASMFTGRYAHELSADWDVPLDATYPTLAEVLRNRGYATAGFVANNFYGKPEFGLSRGFLHYESRKFGFAAIIATSKLGDALVRAINRLTTSYHRPGRMAAPEVNRRLLDWVPSRGSRPFFVFVNYFDVHTPYVAPPPHNRLFSGTEPPTREMREGHRKTSAELEGLRDAYDQSISYVDSQLGILLKGLETRGALANTLVIVTSDHGEEFGEHGWAGHGNGLYLPGLHVPLLIAFPGRIPGGTVIGDPVTLRDLPATVLDLLAPGRQGGLPGNSLASRWRSTESVPGIPVSPVLTGVTGPENAPSWYAVAKGDMKSIIVGKNHYIRNGDGREELFDIVADPWETRDLARAKNGNAELAIARHALDSAIRTGRRVIADDRVPHP, translated from the coding sequence TTGAGCGAAGCAGTCGTCGATGGAGGAGACGCGGTCGAACCTAACGCAAAGACGGCAAGCGCGCCGCACAGCCTCGCGTCCGATCCGCCGTGGAAGCGGGGAGGCGACTTCGTTGTGTTGGGAGTGCTTTTCGGTGTTGTAACGGGCCTGGCTGAGTTCGCCCTCAGATGGTTCATCGCTTTCGTGCTCCATCAACCCTCGCACCATGATTTCGGGGTGGACCTCCTATGGATGCTGCCAGCCGCCAATCTGCTTCTGCTCGGTGGCGTCGGCGCGTTCTTTGGAGTTGCCAGTACCCGCTGGCGCGGCGACTGGCTTGGACGCGCTGCACTGGCTGCGTTCACCGCAGCCGCTGTTCTGGCAATGCTGTTTCATTTTCGGATGCTTCACGAGGTCGTGAGTGCAGTCCTCAGCGCTGGCATCGGAGTTCGTTTCGCTGACGTAATCGGCGGAAGGCGCGATCGAATCGGACACGTCGCGAGGCGGCTGACGTGGCCGGCCGTGGGTGCCGTCGGACTGATCGCCTTTTCAATGTTCGTGACGCGTGCGTTGATGGAGCGTCGCGCACTTTCGAAGCTGGGCCCGGCGCCGGCAAATGCAGCGAACGTTCTAATCGTCGTGCTGGATGCGGTGCGCGCGCCGAGCCTCAGTGTTTATGGATATGGACGCCGAACAAGCCCGGAGCTCGAGCGGTTTGCCGCACACTCCGTAAAGTTCGAAAGGGCGATAGTGACGGCGCCGTGGTCCCTGCCGTCGCATGCCTCCATGTTCACTGGGCGCTACGCGCACGAACTGTCGGCAGACTGGGACGTTCCGCTCGACGCCACGTATCCCACTCTGGCTGAAGTCCTGCGTAATCGCGGTTATGCGACCGCAGGATTCGTGGCGAACAACTTCTACGGTAAGCCGGAGTTCGGCTTGAGCCGCGGCTTCCTGCACTACGAATCGCGCAAATTCGGCTTTGCGGCGATCATCGCGACGTCGAAGCTCGGTGACGCGCTCGTCCGAGCTATCAATCGCCTGACGACGAGCTATCACCGGCCGGGACGGATGGCTGCGCCTGAAGTGAACCGGCGATTGCTGGACTGGGTTCCATCCCGCGGGTCACGGCCTTTCTTCGTTTTCGTGAACTATTTCGATGTTCATACGCCCTATGTCGCTCCACCGCCGCACAACCGCCTGTTCTCCGGTACGGAGCCACCGACGCGAGAGATGCGTGAAGGCCACAGGAAAACGAGTGCGGAGCTCGAGGGACTTCGTGACGCCTATGACCAGTCGATCTCGTACGTCGATAGTCAGCTCGGCATCCTTCTCAAGGGACTGGAGACCCGAGGCGCGCTCGCCAATACCCTGGTCATCGTCACTTCAGATCACGGTGAAGAGTTCGGCGAACATGGCTGGGCAGGTCATGGCAACGGACTCTATCTGCCGGGGCTGCACGTCCCCCTGTTGATAGCCTTTCCGGGCCGCATTCCCGGCGGCACAGTCATCGGTGATCCGGTGACGTTGCGTGATCTGCCGGCAACAGTGTTGGATCTTCTGGCCCCAGGACGCCAAGGTGGCCTGCCCGGCAACTCGCTTGCGTCACGATGGCGCTCGACGGAGAGTGTGCCGGGCATTCCGGTATCTCCCGTCTTGACCGGAGTCACCGGCCCGGAGAACGCTCCGTCCTGGTATGCAGTGGCGAAGGGGGACATGAAGTCGATCATCGTCGGAAAAAACCACTACATACGGAACGGCGACGGACGCGAGGAGCTATTCGACATCGTTGCCGATCCTTGGGAAACGAGGGATCTGGCCCGAGCGAAGAATGGCAACGCAGAGCTGGCGATCGCTCGTCACGCGCTCGATTCAGCAATCCGAACCGGGAGGCGCGTTATTGCAGACGATCGGGTGCCTCACCCCTGA
- a CDS encoding flippase yields the protein MVRSSDPIVPRFLALTSAEGGARIIAFAGTVYLARTLGADLYGTISFSTAILIYLARIVDGGIDLGIGVREMAADPEATIARAPSLITLRLAVAVVLAAIVAAVAIILLPHPDDLVLAMFALTLIPVGASARWILVGLERTHVVAAARAAGEAMMVVLVIVLVRSRADLLFAPVSQFIGDALAAGILLWWVARQGIRLPITFDWTAVRPLVTRAVPLVGSALLGLLIYNSDLIFLRFLRDRESVGLYAVAYTLVSFIANLGAAYFLTLLPGLTRTSAVLADHQEVYHTATAHVFAVGLPIAVGGALLSAQIIESIFGSGYTESAPALRILVWAIPVSLLRDVPVMALLARGREDKIFRLTALAASLSIVLNLLLIPPFGLAGAAVATVVTETARMIVAVLAVREYGIPVTILSRFWKATVAAAVMATMLIVIAPETLWIAVLTGVAGYVATLALLGGISLRRGGLPSLNV from the coding sequence ATCGTCCGCTCTAGCGATCCAATCGTACCACGATTTCTGGCGCTCACGTCGGCCGAGGGCGGAGCGCGTATCATCGCTTTTGCGGGCACCGTCTACCTCGCCCGTACACTTGGCGCGGATTTATACGGAACGATCAGCTTCTCGACAGCGATTCTGATCTATCTTGCCCGAATTGTCGACGGCGGAATAGACCTCGGCATTGGAGTTCGCGAGATGGCTGCCGATCCGGAAGCTACAATCGCGCGAGCGCCCTCGCTCATCACGCTTCGCCTTGCGGTTGCGGTGGTACTCGCCGCGATTGTAGCAGCCGTCGCGATCATCCTCCTTCCTCATCCCGACGATCTCGTGCTGGCCATGTTCGCCCTGACGCTCATTCCGGTGGGAGCGAGCGCACGCTGGATATTGGTTGGACTGGAAAGGACGCACGTGGTTGCAGCAGCACGGGCAGCAGGAGAGGCGATGATGGTCGTGCTCGTCATCGTGCTCGTTCGGAGCCGCGCAGATCTATTATTTGCCCCAGTCTCGCAATTCATCGGAGATGCCCTTGCCGCTGGGATACTCCTGTGGTGGGTGGCTCGGCAGGGTATTCGTCTTCCCATCACATTCGACTGGACGGCGGTTCGTCCTCTCGTCACCCGCGCGGTACCACTCGTAGGCAGCGCTCTGCTCGGCCTTCTCATCTACAACTCGGATCTGATCTTTCTGCGGTTCCTGCGCGACCGCGAATCCGTCGGGCTATACGCCGTAGCATATACACTGGTGAGCTTCATAGCCAATCTGGGTGCAGCGTATTTTCTCACGCTGCTGCCCGGTCTTACGAGAACAAGTGCCGTACTTGCGGATCATCAAGAGGTTTATCACACCGCGACCGCTCACGTCTTCGCCGTCGGGCTGCCAATCGCGGTTGGCGGAGCCCTATTGTCGGCGCAGATAATCGAATCGATTTTCGGGAGCGGTTACACCGAATCTGCGCCAGCTCTGCGGATTCTCGTATGGGCAATCCCCGTATCCCTGCTCAGGGACGTTCCGGTAATGGCACTCCTCGCACGCGGACGAGAGGATAAGATTTTTCGTCTCACGGCATTGGCGGCATCGCTCAGCATAGTGCTCAACCTGCTGCTCATTCCGCCGTTTGGATTGGCAGGGGCCGCGGTGGCGACAGTCGTGACGGAAACGGCCAGGATGATCGTCGCCGTGTTAGCAGTTCGCGAATACGGAATTCCCGTGACAATCCTGAGTCGATTCTGGAAGGCAACAGTAGCGGCAGCCGTTATGGCGACGATGCTGATCGTCATCGCACCGGAAACGCTTTGGATCGCGGTGCTGACGGGCGTGGCTGGATATGTGGCGACGCTGGCATTGCTCGGCGGAATTTCTCTGCGCCGCGGAGGATTACCCTCGCTGAACGTCTAG
- a CDS encoding alkaline phosphatase family protein, with the protein MKKVIVIGLDGLEPKIVEPMLERRELPNLARLRDLGGYSRVRTTYPAQTPVAWSSFATGTNPGGHGIFDFIRRDPQTYLPDLALNSYEQKSPFLPPKAVNLRRGVTVWNLLTEAGIPSVVLRCPCTYPPDKLDGRALAGMGVPDLRGGLGTATFYTSKRGVKAGESENVIELPSEADETLVTHVIGPRNPKRDSGQSPDLRFEIRLDVERSTNRLLVESSGEPGKLEVRQGEWSEWLKIKFKSGMLQSVRGMLRFFLVRLEPDIELYASPVNFDPAAPMFPISSPWEYAGELTRSVGTFHTTGMVEDHNGLSNGRFGEAAYLDQCEQVMREREAMMLHELERLDNGFFFCLFDTPDRIQHMFWRFREPDHPANASDGSGENPVDFTHVIEDHYRRCDEVVGKAMSASDEDTLFIVLSDHGFNSFQRGVHLNSWLRENGFLKLCDGVSPGEEAGDFMRNVDWAGTRAYALGLGSIYLNLAGRERDGIVTPEDVGSVMSDIRRGLSGFADPDRGSVAIRSVSSRQEVYSGAYSAESPDLVVNFAEGYRVSWATALGGVPTGLCEDNVKKWGGDHIIDPTLVPGILFMNRPFDGDSARLVDLAPTILDALGLPKGAAMEGKSLLT; encoded by the coding sequence GTGAAGAAAGTGATCGTGATCGGGCTCGACGGGCTCGAGCCGAAGATTGTCGAGCCGATGCTGGAGCGGCGGGAGCTGCCAAACCTCGCGAGGCTCCGCGATCTCGGTGGGTATTCGCGGGTGCGGACTACATATCCGGCGCAAACACCGGTTGCATGGTCCAGCTTTGCGACCGGGACCAACCCGGGGGGGCATGGGATCTTCGATTTCATCCGGCGCGATCCGCAGACGTATCTGCCTGACCTGGCGCTCAACAGCTACGAGCAGAAGAGCCCGTTTCTTCCGCCAAAGGCGGTCAACCTGAGGCGTGGCGTGACGGTATGGAACCTTCTCACCGAAGCGGGGATTCCGTCGGTGGTGCTGCGGTGCCCCTGCACTTACCCCCCGGACAAACTCGATGGTCGAGCGCTCGCGGGCATGGGCGTTCCCGATCTGCGAGGCGGGCTCGGGACGGCAACGTTCTACACCTCGAAACGTGGTGTGAAGGCGGGCGAAAGCGAGAACGTCATCGAGCTCCCGAGCGAAGCGGACGAGACTTTGGTAACCCACGTCATAGGCCCGAGGAACCCAAAGCGTGACTCCGGTCAGTCGCCCGACCTGCGGTTTGAGATCAGGCTGGACGTTGAGCGAAGCACGAATCGGCTGTTGGTGGAGTCGAGCGGTGAGCCGGGGAAGCTCGAGGTGCGCCAGGGGGAATGGAGCGAGTGGCTGAAGATCAAATTCAAAAGCGGGATGCTTCAGTCGGTCAGGGGAATGCTTCGGTTTTTTCTCGTGCGCCTCGAACCGGACATCGAGCTCTACGCATCGCCGGTCAATTTCGATCCAGCAGCGCCGATGTTTCCGATAAGCTCACCGTGGGAGTATGCGGGTGAGCTCACGCGCAGTGTCGGCACTTTCCACACGACAGGCATGGTGGAGGACCACAACGGTCTCTCTAATGGTCGCTTCGGCGAAGCCGCGTACCTCGATCAGTGCGAGCAGGTAATGCGGGAGCGAGAAGCGATGATGCTCCACGAGCTCGAGCGTCTCGATAACGGATTTTTCTTCTGTCTCTTCGACACGCCCGACAGAATTCAGCACATGTTCTGGCGGTTTCGCGAGCCGGATCATCCCGCGAATGCATCCGACGGCAGCGGGGAAAATCCGGTCGATTTTACGCATGTGATTGAGGATCATTACCGCCGGTGCGACGAGGTCGTTGGAAAAGCGATGTCTGCGTCTGACGAAGACACGCTTTTCATCGTGCTGAGCGACCACGGGTTCAACAGCTTCCAGCGCGGAGTCCATCTGAACAGCTGGCTCCGGGAGAACGGCTTCCTGAAGCTTTGCGACGGGGTCTCACCAGGCGAAGAGGCTGGAGATTTCATGCGCAATGTCGACTGGGCCGGAACACGCGCTTATGCCTTGGGCCTCGGAAGCATCTACCTCAACCTCGCCGGTCGGGAGCGGGACGGGATAGTTACCCCTGAGGACGTGGGGTCAGTCATGTCTGATATCAGGCGCGGCTTATCGGGATTTGCTGATCCCGATCGCGGAAGCGTCGCGATTCGGAGCGTTTCGTCTCGGCAGGAGGTGTACTCGGGAGCGTACTCGGCCGAATCGCCGGATCTGGTCGTCAATTTTGCGGAAGGATACCGCGTGTCGTGGGCAACCGCCCTCGGCGGCGTCCCCACCGGTCTCTGCGAAGACAACGTGAAGAAGTGGGGCGGCGATCACATCATCGATCCAACTCTGGTTCCCGGCATTCTCTTCATGAACCGGCCGTTCGACGGCGACTCCGCCCGTCTCGTCGATCTCGCGCCGACGATACTCGACGCCCTCGGCTTGCCGAAAGGCGCGGCGATGGAAGGGAAGTCGCTCCTTACATGA
- a CDS encoding decaprenyl-phosphate phosphoribosyltransferase, translating into MSADWLRLFRPAHWIKNLFVLGPLLFSGRAFDPPALTQALLAFAAFCLVSSGVYAINDVMDRDADRIHPIKRARPVAAGRIATRSAIFGGLALILAGLALASTVSRSVVLFISLYVSLNVLYMWRLKEVVVLDVFVIASFFVIRLLTGAAAVDVEPSVWLLLCGGLLALYLGFTKRRHELVLLGDESAGHRGVLAQYTPAFLDQMSMVLLSVTVICYIMYTLESATANAVGTNLLSYSAAFVLYGVFRYLFLVHQREGGSPTHTLLNDRQLLLVATAWLVYCGLVIYRPL; encoded by the coding sequence ATGAGCGCGGACTGGCTTCGTCTTTTCAGGCCGGCCCACTGGATAAAAAATCTGTTCGTACTCGGGCCGCTTCTCTTTTCCGGCAGGGCGTTCGATCCACCGGCGTTGACGCAGGCACTTCTGGCATTCGCGGCGTTCTGCCTTGTGTCGAGCGGCGTCTACGCGATTAACGACGTGATGGACCGGGACGCAGACCGCATTCATCCCATCAAACGCGCGCGCCCTGTTGCAGCGGGCCGCATCGCCACAAGGAGTGCAATCTTCGGCGGCCTTGCGCTGATTCTCGCGGGTCTCGCGCTCGCGTCGACGGTCAGTCGATCTGTTGTGTTGTTCATCTCGCTCTATGTCTCGCTCAACGTCCTCTATATGTGGCGTCTCAAGGAGGTCGTTGTTCTCGACGTCTTTGTGATCGCCTCGTTCTTCGTGATTCGGCTTCTCACGGGTGCAGCAGCGGTCGACGTTGAGCCCTCGGTGTGGCTTCTACTGTGTGGCGGCCTGCTCGCGTTGTACCTCGGATTCACGAAGCGACGGCATGAGCTGGTTCTGTTGGGGGACGAATCGGCGGGCCATCGCGGCGTGCTGGCTCAATACACGCCCGCGTTCCTGGATCAGATGTCGATGGTGCTGCTGTCGGTGACGGTCATCTGCTACATCATGTACACCCTGGAGTCGGCAACGGCGAATGCCGTCGGCACGAACCTGCTCAGCTACAGCGCGGCGTTCGTACTCTACGGCGTATTTCGCTACCTGTTCCTGGTGCACCAGCGTGAAGGCGGCAGTCCAACGCACACGCTTCTCAACGACCGGCAGCTTCTTCTTGTAGCGACTGCCTGGTTGGTGTATTGCGGGCTGGTGATCTATCGTCCGCTCTAG